One Aciduliprofundum boonei T469 genomic region harbors:
- a CDS encoding serine hydroxymethyltransferase: protein MNPQGIIQLHDEYRKRVLNMQASENFLSYRVRKALASDMASRYSMLFDKEVHGSFVHNAYGGTKYQEEIKEYAENKAREIFGFKFANVKPISGHIAAMTVLLSLTNKGDKIMAIPPELGGYDGYSQPYMPDMFDLNFVPLDMEDMRRIDVEKIRREKPKLIILGASYILFPYNLTEVLEVAEEIGARVVYDASHIMGLLPAGFQEDIEKCDAVYGSTHKSFPGPQGGIIFTNDESVDEKIEENLTWRTQDNYHTNRVAALAMALYEFSPVAKIYGKNVAENSRALARALEEGGLGIKHSPEYTNSHQVLVDENSLKDEFSLTPPQMSEVLEENGIIVDSVGRIGTAELTWKGYGPEDMREIAGIIIAALEGEDVKEEVLRMVDKWDGKTMGSRI from the coding sequence ATGAATCCGCAGGGTATAATTCAACTTCACGATGAGTATAGAAAAAGAGTGCTCAATATGCAAGCTTCAGAGAATTTTTTATCTTATAGGGTTCGCAAAGCTCTAGCATCGGACATGGCCTCGCGGTACAGCATGCTCTTTGATAAAGAGGTGCATGGCTCCTTCGTGCATAATGCCTATGGGGGCACGAAATATCAGGAGGAGATAAAAGAATACGCCGAGAATAAGGCAAGGGAGATTTTTGGATTTAAATTTGCCAATGTAAAACCCATATCCGGGCATATTGCCGCTATGACTGTTCTTCTCTCTCTCACAAATAAGGGAGATAAAATAATGGCCATACCTCCGGAACTGGGGGGCTATGATGGGTACTCTCAGCCATATATGCCCGATATGTTTGACCTTAATTTTGTCCCTCTTGATATGGAGGATATGCGTAGAATAGATGTGGAGAAGATAAGAAGAGAGAAGCCAAAATTGATAATTCTTGGGGCCAGTTACATTCTATTCCCTTACAACCTCACTGAAGTTTTGGAAGTAGCGGAAGAGATCGGGGCAAGGGTGGTTTATGATGCCTCCCATATTATGGGCCTCTTGCCCGCTGGATTTCAAGAGGATATTGAGAAATGCGATGCCGTTTACGGCTCTACTCACAAATCCTTCCCTGGACCTCAGGGAGGGATAATATTCACGAATGATGAAAGTGTGGACGAGAAAATTGAGGAGAACTTAACTTGGCGCACTCAAGATAATTACCATACAAACAGGGTTGCTGCATTGGCCATGGCTCTCTACGAATTCTCTCCAGTGGCCAAGATTTATGGAAAAAATGTGGCCGAAAATTCTAGAGCGCTGGCCAGAGCACTTGAAGAAGGAGGACTTGGAATCAAGCACTCGCCTGAGTATACAAATTCGCATCAGGTTTTAGTGGATGAAAATTCATTGAAGGATGAATTCTCTTTAACTCCTCCCCAGATGAGCGAAGTGCTTGAAGAGAACGGTATTATAGTTGACTCTGTGGGAAGAATAGGCACTGCCGAACTAACTTGGAAAGGATATGGGCCTGAGGATATGAGAGAGATTGCAGGGATTATAATAGCAGCACTGGAAGGAGAGGATGTTAAGGAGGAAGTATTGCGCATGGTTGATAAATGGGATGGTAAAACGATGGGAAGTAGAATATAA
- a CDS encoding formate--tetrahydrofolate ligase, which yields MLPIEEIAQKIGIENLIHYGNYKAKIPLEEIWKKERRGKVILVTAINPTPFGEGKTTTAIGTSMAFWHLGKKSIVTLREPSLGPVFGIKGGGTGGGKSTVEPSSDINLHFTGDFHAIQVAHNLLASVINNAIYHNLEPCLDRKKIRWGHVLDLNARELRKIVIGLGDNGGAIAEDYFEITSASEISAIIAIAKDYEDLKERLSNILVGFRTDKTAVFARDFKVVGAMAAVLRDALLPNLVQTSEGTPAVIHAGPFANIAHGHNSILADEIGMRYSDYLVTEAGFGSDLGAEKFVNIVSRLGNFDISGAVLVATVRALKYHGGVKKKHLAEENVEALEKGAENLQRHIEIVRKLGFEPVVAINHFPDDTERELSKLQELVEDMNVKFAVSEVFAKGGEGGVELAKYLQDIEPRKPRFVYKIDEPVREKVEAIATEIYGADGVDWDHKAKKDLKLISNLGFDDFFVCMAKTQYSLSDNPKLLGAPENFVVTVRSLKISSGAKFVVPLLGDISTMPGLPSKPAAESIDLTKDGQIVGLR from the coding sequence ATGCTACCTATTGAAGAAATTGCCCAAAAAATAGGAATTGAAAATCTCATTCATTATGGAAACTATAAGGCAAAGATTCCCCTTGAAGAGATATGGAAAAAGGAGCGCAGGGGAAAGGTTATTCTTGTCACTGCTATAAATCCCACACCCTTTGGGGAGGGAAAGACCACAACCGCCATAGGCACAAGCATGGCATTTTGGCATCTTGGGAAAAAGAGCATAGTTACACTTCGTGAGCCCTCTCTTGGCCCTGTTTTTGGAATAAAGGGTGGGGGTACAGGAGGAGGAAAAAGCACTGTAGAGCCGAGCAGTGATATAAATCTTCACTTCACAGGGGATTTTCATGCGATTCAGGTAGCCCATAATTTGCTTGCTTCAGTCATAAACAATGCTATTTACCATAATTTAGAGCCATGTCTGGATAGAAAGAAGATAAGATGGGGGCATGTCCTTGATTTGAACGCTAGAGAGTTGAGGAAGATAGTAATAGGTCTTGGAGACAACGGTGGTGCCATAGCGGAAGATTATTTTGAGATTACATCTGCAAGTGAGATATCTGCGATAATTGCCATAGCCAAGGATTATGAAGATTTGAAGGAGAGATTATCCAACATATTGGTTGGATTTAGGACCGATAAGACAGCCGTTTTTGCAAGGGATTTTAAGGTTGTTGGAGCCATGGCGGCAGTGTTGAGAGATGCTCTCCTCCCCAATTTAGTTCAAACTTCAGAGGGCACACCTGCAGTTATCCATGCAGGACCATTTGCGAATATCGCCCATGGGCACAATTCTATCCTCGCGGATGAGATAGGAATGCGTTACTCTGATTATTTAGTCACAGAGGCAGGATTTGGCTCAGATTTGGGAGCCGAGAAGTTTGTGAATATAGTATCTCGCCTGGGCAATTTTGATATCAGCGGTGCAGTACTCGTTGCCACAGTAAGGGCTTTGAAATATCATGGTGGGGTAAAGAAAAAGCATCTTGCAGAGGAGAATGTGGAAGCACTGGAGAAGGGTGCAGAGAATTTGCAAAGGCATATTGAAATTGTTCGCAAGTTAGGATTTGAGCCCGTGGTTGCCATAAATCACTTCCCTGATGATACTGAAAGGGAACTAAGCAAGTTGCAAGAGCTCGTGGAGGATATGAATGTGAAGTTTGCAGTTAGCGAGGTGTTTGCCAAGGGCGGAGAAGGAGGAGTTGAGCTCGCTAAATACTTGCAAGATATTGAGCCAAGAAAGCCGAGATTTGTGTATAAGATTGATGAGCCAGTTAGGGAGAAAGTGGAAGCCATAGCTACAGAGATTTATGGGGCTGATGGAGTTGACTGGGACCATAAAGCGAAGAAGGATTTAAAACTCATAAGTAATTTGGGCTTTGACGACTTCTTCGTATGCATGGCTAAAACCCAGTATTCCTTGAGTGACAATCCAAAGCTTCTTGGAGCACCTGAGAATTTTGTGGTCACGGTTAGAAGCCTTAAGATATCCTCTGGAGCAAAGTTCGTTGTCCCTCTCCTTGGAGACATCTCCACTATGCCCGGATTGCCAAGCAAGCCCGCTGCCGAGAGCATAGATTTGACAAAGGATGGCCAAATAGTTGGCCTCCGATAA
- a CDS encoding TIM barrel protein: MYRFGLAGIPLSCKGRTLKDAIEDTHRMGLHAMEIQFLRVNVQERSVYDEVGLKPREIETSLIVDVLRPDDEGNYQPVGIDVALEEDDIVLELFWNLANSYVELRKLGDLAKELDVQLSLHTPYYMDLISNGELTEKSMEYIIWGGLLANEMGGKYVVNHIGLYGDLSKAAAMKNVVENVKKLKNEYKRLKLKPKLGFEVSGKQVVFGSLDEILNLCKKVKGILPIVNFAHIHARTNGSLKDAKKFEEIFEKISPFWKDEYYVHFAGVFYENGNETMIAPIKKGDLKFETLANVILKNEYNITLISSSPLLEHDAAYMRVIMERVLARKLAKKK; encoded by the coding sequence ATGTATCGTTTTGGTCTTGCTGGAATACCTCTTTCGTGCAAGGGACGCACACTTAAAGATGCGATAGAGGATACGCATAGGATGGGCCTCCACGCTATGGAAATTCAATTTCTCAGGGTCAATGTGCAGGAGAGAAGCGTGTATGATGAAGTGGGTTTAAAGCCAAGGGAAATAGAAACTTCGTTGATAGTTGATGTTTTGCGCCCCGATGATGAGGGCAACTATCAGCCTGTGGGAATAGATGTTGCTCTGGAGGAGGATGATATAGTTCTCGAACTTTTTTGGAACCTTGCCAATAGTTATGTTGAATTGAGAAAGCTTGGTGATTTGGCTAAGGAATTGGATGTGCAGCTTAGTTTGCACACCCCATACTATATGGACCTTATTTCCAATGGGGAGCTTACTGAGAAATCAATGGAGTACATAATTTGGGGAGGGCTGTTGGCTAATGAGATGGGGGGCAAGTATGTGGTAAATCATATTGGGCTATACGGGGATTTGAGCAAAGCAGCGGCCATGAAAAATGTGGTAGAAAATGTTAAGAAGCTGAAAAATGAGTATAAGAGATTGAAACTCAAACCAAAGTTGGGATTTGAAGTATCAGGTAAGCAGGTTGTTTTTGGCAGTTTGGACGAGATTTTGAATTTGTGCAAGAAAGTTAAGGGAATATTACCCATTGTGAATTTTGCCCATATCCACGCAAGAACAAACGGCTCCCTTAAAGATGCCAAGAAGTTTGAAGAAATATTTGAAAAAATATCTCCGTTCTGGAAAGATGAATATTATGTACACTTTGCAGGAGTTTTCTATGAGAATGGAAATGAAACAATGATAGCACCAATAAAGAAAGGAGATCTAAAATTTGAGACTCTTGCGAATGTTATTTTGAAGAATGAATACAATATCACTCTGATTTCCTCCTCGCCCCTTTTAGAGCATGATGCGGCGTATATGCGTGTTATAATGGAAAGGGTTCTCGCAAGGAAACTTGCCAAGAAGAAGTGA
- the hxlB gene encoding 6-phospho-3-hexuloisomerase — MFKDSYEYILESIEKSLNSIDVSLVNHGVDMITEAKQIFVYGSGRSGLVGKFFAMRLVQLGLVAYFIGETITPVVNKGDLVVLISNTGRTQSTLLVESIVKRVGAKVIAITSSAKSPLAKHADLTFVIRYEKEKGELAPLGTLFEDAAVVFLDSIISSLMNKLGQTEEDMRRRHAIWV, encoded by the coding sequence ATGTTCAAGGATTCTTATGAGTACATCCTTGAGAGCATAGAAAAATCATTGAACTCCATAGATGTTTCCTTGGTAAATCATGGAGTAGATATGATAACTGAAGCAAAGCAAATATTTGTTTATGGCTCGGGCAGAAGTGGATTAGTTGGAAAATTTTTTGCGATGCGTCTTGTTCAACTCGGACTTGTTGCGTATTTTATAGGGGAAACCATAACCCCTGTGGTGAATAAGGGAGATTTGGTAGTTTTGATATCCAATACGGGAAGAACTCAATCCACACTCCTTGTGGAGAGCATAGTTAAAAGGGTTGGTGCCAAGGTTATAGCAATTACCTCCTCTGCAAAATCTCCACTTGCAAAGCATGCAGATTTAACATTTGTCATTAGGTATGAGAAAGAGAAAGGTGAGCTCGCTCCCCTTGGAACCCTATTTGAAGATGCAGCAGTGGTTTTTTTGGACTCTATCATTTCATCCTTAATGAATAAACTCGGGCAGACAGAGGAAGATATGAGGAGGCGTCATGCCATATGGGTTTAG
- a CDS encoding RNA-binding domain-containing protein, whose amino-acid sequence MGLEITIETEINPTEDVEKIKNAILSIFPDARFELLAGEIIARSSSLENFGKILKEERIRDAARSVLLGNLYDDEIVFSINKQVATVGKISFSVGNAPLGDIKITIKGENLKELIDIIAPDTRKLR is encoded by the coding sequence ATGGGTTTAGAGATAACTATTGAAACGGAGATAAATCCAACAGAGGATGTTGAGAAGATAAAAAATGCCATTTTGAGTATTTTCCCCGATGCCAGATTTGAACTCCTTGCTGGAGAAATAATAGCAAGGTCAAGTAGCCTGGAGAATTTTGGTAAGATACTAAAGGAGGAGAGAATAAGAGATGCGGCCAGAAGCGTGTTACTCGGTAATTTGTACGATGATGAGATAGTGTTTTCCATAAACAAACAGGTAGCCACCGTGGGCAAGATTAGTTTTTCTGTTGGTAATGCCCCACTAGGTGATATAAAAATTACAATCAAAGGAGAGAATTTAAAAGAATTGATAGACATCATCGCACCAGAT